In a genomic window of Halomonas denitrificans:
- a CDS encoding glutathione S-transferase N-terminal domain-containing protein, which produces MSQPDIHLYTAATMNGYKPVIFLEEAGVPYDLTLVDFSKQEQKDPEYLKLNPNGKIPTIFDRSEGRPIFESGAILWHLAERYGRFLSDDPIERSETMQWLFFQVGHVGPMMGQAMYFQRIAAPNGRVEPFSIKRYVDESRRILEVLDTRLEDRDFLVGDYSIADMAVYPWARAWPWARVDVEGLDALKAWFERVDARPAVQRALRVPQAQPQFWDPDADAGDFGRENAARFASDVDRD; this is translated from the coding sequence ATGAGCCAGCCCGACATCCATCTCTACACCGCCGCCACGATGAACGGTTACAAGCCGGTGATCTTTCTCGAAGAGGCGGGCGTGCCCTACGACCTGACCCTCGTCGATTTCTCGAAGCAGGAACAGAAGGACCCCGAGTACCTGAAGTTGAATCCGAACGGCAAGATACCGACGATCTTCGACCGCTCGGAAGGACGCCCGATCTTCGAATCCGGGGCAATCCTGTGGCATCTCGCGGAGCGCTACGGTCGGTTCCTTTCCGACGATCCGATCGAGCGATCGGAAACGATGCAGTGGCTGTTTTTCCAGGTCGGGCACGTCGGGCCGATGATGGGGCAGGCGATGTACTTTCAGCGCATTGCAGCGCCCAACGGCCGCGTAGAGCCGTTCAGCATCAAGCGCTATGTCGACGAGAGCCGCCGGATTCTCGAGGTGCTGGACACGCGACTGGAGGACAGGGACTTCCTGGTCGGGGACTACTCGATCGCGGACATGGCCGTGTATCCCTGGGCGCGGGCCTGGCCCTGGGCAAGGGTCGACGTCGAGGGGCTGGATGCCCTGAAGGCCTGGTTCGAGCGGGTCGACGCCCGGCCCGCCGTGCAGCGCGCTCTGAGAGTGCCGCAAGCGCAACCCCAGTTCTGGGATCCCGACGCCGATGCCGGCGACTTCGGTCGTGAGAACGCGGCTCGCTTCGCGTCGGACGTCGACCGGGACTGA
- a CDS encoding M3 family metallopeptidase, protein MNVPNRILIVAMAAALAACGDAEQAPVETTDSTTPEASVPAEATSDTTAEESTAGVENPFFEDWTLPLGMPPFDRIEDDHFVPAMERGMEEHLAEIEAIATSEEEPTFENTIVAMERSGALLGKVTRVFFNLVSADTNDERQAIQREMSPRLTAHSDAIQLNPELFARVDALYQQRESLELDAASMKLLEDTHRGFVRSGALLDEDQKARLREINAELSRLGTEFSQNVLKEVNASAVVVDTAEELDGLTEAQIQGAAAEAADRGLDGKYVLTLMNYSSQPQLASLTNRDVRQRLMEASLQRGARGNEFDNREIVSRVLTLRAERANMLGYDTHADFVLEERTAKTVAAVDELLGQLAPVSVENARKEAADLQAMIDESEAEPFELASWDWPFYAEKVRQERYDFDESQIKPYFELESVLVNGVFWAAHQVYGLDFVERPDLPVYHPDVRVWEVREADGELLGMFYGDFYARPSKRGGAWMNAYVGQSGLLGTKPVVANHQNIPKPPEGEPTLMTLDEVTTMFHEFGHALHGLFSDVRYPSQAGTSVPRDFVEYPSQVNEMWATWPSILENYARHYETGERIPQELLDRVIEAEKFNEGYRTTEYLAASILDMCYHTKPADEIPSADEILETEAECLEAAGIAYDPVPSRYRTTYFSHIMGGYSAGYYSYIWSEVLDADSVKWFKENGGLTRENGDHFRATLLSQGGSKDAMQLFEDFAGRTPDIQPLLERRGLAVTEGTGETTGPM, encoded by the coding sequence GTGAACGTTCCCAACCGAATTCTGATCGTCGCCATGGCGGCGGCCCTGGCTGCCTGCGGCGACGCCGAACAGGCGCCGGTCGAGACGACCGACAGCACCACGCCCGAAGCATCGGTTCCGGCCGAAGCCACGTCCGACACGACCGCGGAGGAGTCCACCGCCGGTGTCGAGAACCCGTTCTTCGAGGACTGGACCCTGCCGCTGGGCATGCCGCCCTTCGACCGGATCGAAGACGACCATTTCGTCCCGGCCATGGAGCGGGGCATGGAAGAGCACCTGGCCGAGATCGAGGCGATCGCGACCAGCGAGGAGGAGCCGACCTTCGAGAACACGATCGTGGCCATGGAGCGCAGCGGCGCGCTTCTCGGCAAGGTCACCCGCGTGTTCTTCAACCTGGTCAGCGCCGATACCAACGACGAGCGGCAGGCCATCCAGCGCGAGATGTCGCCGCGCCTGACCGCCCACTCGGACGCCATCCAGCTCAACCCGGAGTTGTTCGCCCGGGTCGACGCGCTGTACCAGCAACGGGAGTCCCTGGAGCTGGACGCGGCTTCGATGAAGCTGTTGGAAGACACGCACCGCGGCTTCGTCCGCTCCGGCGCGCTGCTCGACGAGGACCAGAAGGCACGCCTGCGCGAGATCAACGCCGAGCTGTCCCGCCTGGGGACCGAGTTCTCCCAGAACGTGCTCAAGGAAGTCAATGCATCCGCCGTCGTCGTCGACACCGCCGAAGAACTCGACGGCCTGACCGAGGCGCAGATTCAGGGCGCGGCGGCCGAAGCGGCCGACCGGGGCCTGGACGGCAAGTACGTGCTGACCCTGATGAACTACTCCAGCCAGCCCCAGCTGGCCTCGCTGACCAATCGCGACGTACGCCAGCGCCTGATGGAAGCGTCGCTGCAGCGAGGTGCCCGCGGCAACGAATTCGACAACCGCGAGATCGTGTCGCGCGTGCTCACGCTGCGTGCCGAGCGCGCCAACATGCTGGGCTACGACACGCACGCCGATTTCGTGCTGGAAGAGCGCACGGCGAAGACCGTCGCCGCCGTCGACGAGCTGCTCGGCCAGCTGGCGCCGGTGTCGGTGGAAAACGCACGCAAGGAAGCCGCCGATCTGCAGGCCATGATCGACGAGAGCGAGGCCGAGCCCTTCGAGCTCGCGTCCTGGGACTGGCCGTTCTACGCCGAGAAGGTCCGCCAGGAGCGCTACGATTTCGACGAGAGCCAGATCAAGCCCTATTTCGAGCTCGAAAGCGTGCTGGTCAACGGCGTGTTCTGGGCCGCCCACCAGGTCTACGGCCTGGACTTCGTCGAGCGTCCGGACCTGCCGGTCTACCACCCCGACGTCCGCGTCTGGGAAGTGCGTGAGGCCGACGGCGAGCTGCTGGGCATGTTCTACGGCGACTTCTATGCGCGCCCGTCGAAGCGCGGCGGGGCGTGGATGAATGCCTACGTCGGCCAGTCGGGCCTGCTCGGCACGAAGCCGGTGGTGGCCAACCACCAGAACATTCCGAAGCCGCCGGAAGGCGAGCCGACGCTGATGACCCTGGACGAGGTCACCACGATGTTCCACGAGTTCGGCCACGCACTGCACGGCCTGTTCTCCGACGTGCGCTACCCGAGCCAGGCCGGCACCTCCGTGCCGCGTGACTTCGTGGAGTATCCGTCGCAGGTCAACGAGATGTGGGCCACCTGGCCGAGCATCCTCGAGAACTACGCGCGGCACTACGAGACCGGCGAACGCATCCCGCAGGAACTGCTCGACCGGGTGATCGAGGCCGAGAAGTTCAACGAAGGCTACCGGACCACCGAGTACCTCGCGGCGTCGATCCTGGACATGTGCTACCACACCAAGCCGGCCGACGAGATCCCGTCCGCCGACGAAATCCTCGAGACCGAGGCCGAGTGCCTGGAAGCCGCGGGCATCGCCTACGACCCGGTGCCGTCGCGCTATCGCACGACCTACTTCTCGCACATCATGGGCGGCTATTCGGCCGGCTACTACTCCTACATCTGGAGCGAGGTGCTGGACGCCGATTCGGTCAAGTGGTTCAAGGAGAACGGCGGCCTGACGCGCGAGAACGGCGACCACTTCCGCGCGACCCTGCTGTCGCAGGGCGGCAGCAAGGACGCCATGCAGCTGTTCGAGGACTTCGCCGGCCGCACGCCGGACATCCAGCCGCTGCTCGAGCGCCGCGGACTGGCGGTCACCGAAGGCACCGGCGAGACCACCGGTCCCATGTGA
- a CDS encoding ABC transporter ATP-binding protein, translated as MNATIHARNLSRRYGSTVALDHVDLDVPSGRIVGLIGPNGAGKTTALKAILGLTRFDGTLEVLGLDPSKDRDDLMQDVCFIADVAVLPRWARVWQIIDLTEKLHPKFSREICMKYLAKTKIKHKSKIRSLSKGMIVQLHLALVMAIDAKLLVLDEPTLGLDILFRKQFYSNLLNEYFDEQRTILITTHQVEEVEHILTDLIFIKDGKLVLNDTMDDIYERYTEVMVKPGDVDEARSMKPLHERVLFGRHIFLFDRADAERLETLGEIHKPSVSDLFVALMGDKEADAEAHADIVEGAA; from the coding sequence ATGAACGCGACCATCCACGCCCGAAACCTCAGCCGGCGATACGGATCGACCGTGGCCCTGGACCACGTCGATCTCGATGTGCCGTCCGGCCGCATCGTGGGCCTGATCGGCCCGAACGGCGCCGGCAAGACCACCGCGCTGAAGGCGATTCTCGGCCTGACCCGCTTCGACGGCACGCTGGAAGTGCTCGGACTCGACCCTTCCAAGGACCGGGACGACCTGATGCAGGACGTCTGCTTCATCGCCGACGTCGCGGTGCTGCCCCGCTGGGCGCGGGTCTGGCAGATCATCGACCTGACCGAGAAGCTGCACCCCAAGTTCTCGCGCGAGATCTGCATGAAGTACCTGGCGAAGACGAAGATCAAGCACAAGTCCAAGATCCGGTCGCTGTCCAAGGGCATGATCGTCCAGCTGCACCTGGCCCTGGTCATGGCCATCGACGCCAAGCTCCTGGTGCTCGACGAACCCACGCTGGGCCTCGACATTCTGTTCCGCAAGCAGTTCTATTCGAACCTGCTCAACGAGTACTTCGACGAGCAGCGCACGATCCTGATCACGACCCACCAGGTCGAGGAAGTCGAGCACATCCTCACCGACCTGATCTTCATCAAGGACGGCAAGCTGGTGCTCAACGACACCATGGACGACATCTACGAACGCTACACGGAGGTCATGGTCAAGCCCGGCGACGTCGACGAAGCGCGCTCGATGAAGCCTCTCCACGAGCGCGTGCTGTTCGGCCGCCACATCTTCCTGTTCGACCGCGCCGACGCCGAGCGCCTCGAGACCCTCGGCGAGATCCACAAGCCCAGCGTGTCCGACCTGTTCGTGGCCCTGATGGGCGACAAGGAAGCCGATGCGGAAGCGCACGCGGACATCGTGGAGGGCGCGGCATGA
- the ppk2 gene encoding polyphosphate kinase 2, which translates to MNGRPQGSAEGLDYKARLHALQIELVKLQRHVIASGERIVVVFEGRDAAGKGGAIKRIVEHLSARDLRVVALPKPSDRERSLWYFQRYVAHLPAAGEMVLFDRSWYNRAGVEPVMGFCSDAEYRRFLSTAPDFEAMLLQSGIKLIKYYLDIGREEQAERLAARRRDPLKQWKISAVDEAALEKWDEYTRYRDVMLDRTHAPIAPWTIVRNDAKKPGRIALIQDLLDRLHYLDKDPSVLDCDRTIAFRYSAEQAERMSR; encoded by the coding sequence GTGAACGGACGCCCGCAGGGCAGCGCCGAGGGCCTCGACTACAAGGCCAGGCTCCACGCGCTGCAGATCGAGCTGGTCAAGCTCCAGCGCCACGTCATTGCCTCCGGCGAACGCATCGTCGTGGTGTTCGAGGGCCGCGACGCGGCCGGCAAGGGCGGGGCGATCAAGCGCATCGTCGAACACCTCAGCGCCCGCGACCTGCGCGTGGTCGCGCTGCCCAAGCCGTCCGACCGCGAACGCAGCCTGTGGTACTTCCAGCGCTACGTCGCGCACCTTCCGGCGGCCGGCGAGATGGTCCTGTTCGATCGCAGCTGGTACAACCGGGCCGGCGTCGAGCCGGTGATGGGGTTCTGTTCCGACGCGGAATACCGGCGCTTCCTGTCCACCGCACCGGACTTCGAGGCGATGCTGCTCCAGTCGGGCATCAAGCTGATCAAGTACTACCTGGACATCGGGCGCGAAGAGCAGGCCGAGCGCCTCGCAGCCCGCCGGCGCGATCCGCTGAAGCAGTGGAAGATCAGCGCCGTGGACGAGGCCGCGCTGGAGAAGTGGGACGAGTACACCCGCTACCGCGACGTGATGCTCGATCGCACCCACGCACCGATCGCGCCGTGGACCATCGTTCGCAACGATGCCAAGAAGCCGGGTCGCATCGCCCTGATCCAGGACCTCCTAGATCGTCTGCACTACCTCGACAAGGACCCCTCGGTCCTCGACTGTGACCGGACCATCGCGTTCCGCTATTCGGCCGAGCAGGCCGAGCGCATGTCGCGCTGA
- a CDS encoding DUF2058 family protein, with protein sequence MGSLQDALLNTGLASEEQARKKPRKPQAKGGKPGGNKGPKKARGGKGAPGPRTSRKPGGPLKERKPQSDLERAYAARMRAEKAEKEREKQARVADQEARRKRNLELDKLVEGKALNVPEAELPRYFEHIGRIRRVLCTPEQREKINAGELGVVSLRGGYLIVEPEVLEAYKAIAPDLVPDLAGKEPDAPEDDDYPPVPDDVTW encoded by the coding sequence TTGGGTTCCCTTCAGGACGCATTGTTGAACACGGGCCTGGCCAGCGAGGAGCAGGCACGCAAGAAACCCCGCAAACCCCAGGCCAAGGGCGGCAAGCCCGGCGGCAACAAGGGGCCGAAGAAGGCCCGGGGCGGAAAGGGCGCTCCCGGTCCGCGCACGTCGCGGAAGCCGGGCGGTCCGCTCAAGGAGCGAAAGCCGCAGAGCGATCTCGAGCGGGCCTACGCCGCCCGGATGCGGGCCGAGAAGGCCGAGAAGGAGCGCGAGAAGCAGGCGCGCGTGGCCGACCAGGAAGCCCGCCGGAAGCGCAACCTCGAACTCGACAAGCTGGTCGAAGGCAAGGCCCTGAACGTCCCCGAGGCGGAACTGCCGCGCTATTTCGAGCACATCGGGCGCATCCGGCGCGTGCTGTGCACGCCGGAGCAGCGCGAGAAGATCAACGCCGGCGAGCTGGGCGTGGTGAGCCTGCGCGGCGGTTACCTGATCGTCGAACCCGAGGTTCTCGAGGCCTACAAGGCGATCGCGCCCGACCTGGTGCCCGATCTCGCTGGCAAGGAGCCGGACGCGCCCGAGGACGATGACTATCCGCCGGTGCCCGACGACGTGACCTGGTGA
- a CDS encoding FKBP-type peptidyl-prolyl cis-trans isomerase — MIRKPVALAGVALFALGTAHAQTTELETPEERLSYTIGMDIGQSLTGQDMELDIDILIEGLRAVYTGEETLLTQEEALAERQQFIERRQQQLEQERTQEARVNLEEGQAFMEQNAEKDGVMTTESGLQYRVIEEGDGERPSATDRVTVHYKGTLINGVEFDSSYARGEPATFGLNQVIPGWTEGLQLMREGAKYELVIPSDLAYGEQGRPGPIGPNSTLIFEVELLEIADAAGQE; from the coding sequence ATGATTCGCAAGCCCGTTGCACTGGCCGGCGTCGCCCTGTTCGCACTCGGCACCGCCCACGCCCAGACCACCGAGCTGGAAACCCCGGAAGAGCGCCTCAGCTACACCATCGGCATGGACATCGGTCAGTCGCTGACCGGCCAGGACATGGAGCTCGACATCGACATCCTGATCGAGGGCCTGCGCGCCGTCTACACGGGTGAAGAAACCCTGCTGACGCAGGAAGAGGCCCTGGCCGAGCGCCAGCAGTTCATCGAGCGGCGCCAGCAGCAGCTCGAGCAGGAGCGCACCCAGGAAGCCCGGGTCAACCTCGAGGAAGGCCAGGCCTTCATGGAACAGAACGCCGAGAAGGACGGCGTGATGACCACCGAGTCGGGCCTCCAGTACCGCGTCATCGAGGAAGGCGACGGCGAGCGTCCGTCGGCCACCGACCGCGTCACCGTGCACTACAAGGGCACGCTGATCAACGGCGTCGAGTTCGACAGTTCCTATGCGCGCGGCGAGCCCGCCACCTTCGGCCTGAACCAGGTCATCCCGGGCTGGACCGAAGGGCTCCAGCTGATGCGCGAAGGCGCCAAGTACGAACTGGTCATCCCGTCCGACCTCGCCTACGGCGAACAGGGTCGCCCGGGTCCGATCGGGCCGAACTCGACGCTGATCTTCGAAGTCGAGCTGCTCGAGATCGCCGACGCGGCCGGCCAGGAATAA
- a CDS encoding cobalamin-binding protein: MTFPAEVDGRARGPAHYTGTMRIVAHTCSNTEIVCALGRADWLVGVDDHSDHPPDVVDALPRIGPDLDIDVDRVAALQPDLVVTSLTVPGHERCLAKLEAAGLPCLVTRPHSLADVAADIRRIAEALDATDAAKPILERFEALHDRPAPADPVPILVEWWPKPVIVPGRKSWVNEMLELAGGVNPFADRDAESLEITPEDARRAAPEAVVMSWCGVEEAKYRPHVVARRDGWQDIPAVRRQRIVPVSEAWLGRPGPRLLDGIDRLRHVVEACRRAD, from the coding sequence TTGACGTTCCCGGCCGAAGTCGACGGTCGGGCGCGCGGGCCGGCACACTACACTGGCACCATGCGCATCGTCGCCCACACCTGCTCCAACACCGAGATCGTCTGCGCGCTGGGCCGGGCCGACTGGCTGGTCGGGGTCGACGACCACTCGGATCATCCGCCCGACGTCGTCGATGCCCTGCCCCGCATCGGGCCGGACCTGGATATCGATGTCGACCGCGTCGCGGCGCTTCAGCCGGACCTGGTGGTCACGTCGCTGACCGTCCCGGGCCACGAGCGCTGTCTGGCGAAGCTCGAGGCCGCCGGCCTGCCCTGCCTGGTCACGCGGCCCCACTCGCTGGCCGATGTCGCCGCCGACATCCGCCGGATCGCCGAGGCACTGGACGCGACAGACGCCGCGAAGCCGATCCTCGAGCGGTTCGAGGCGCTGCACGACCGCCCCGCCCCGGCCGATCCGGTGCCGATCCTGGTCGAATGGTGGCCGAAGCCGGTCATCGTTCCCGGCAGGAAGAGCTGGGTCAACGAGATGCTCGAACTGGCCGGCGGTGTCAACCCGTTCGCGGACCGCGACGCCGAGAGCCTGGAGATCACCCCCGAGGACGCCCGTCGCGCCGCGCCGGAAGCCGTGGTCATGAGCTGGTGCGGGGTCGAGGAGGCCAAGTACCGGCCCCACGTCGTCGCGCGGCGCGACGGCTGGCAGGACATCCCGGCGGTTCGCAGGCAGCGCATCGTACCGGTCAGCGAGGCCTGGCTGGGCCGGCCGGGCCCGCGCCTGCTCGACGGCATCGATCGGCTGCGCCACGTGGTCGAGGCCTGCCGGCGGGCCGACTGA
- the rimO gene encoding 30S ribosomal protein S12 methylthiotransferase RimO, whose amino-acid sequence MSTAPTPSEESGAPAVGLVSLGCPKALVDSEQIVTGLRQQGYRLVGDHADADLVIVNTCGFIDAAKAESLEAIGDALDANGKVLVTGCMGAKPEDITSIHPKVLGVTGPHQAEAVLGAVNRSLPRPHDPFTDLVPPAGLKLTPGHYAYLKISEGCNHRCRFCIIPAMRGDLVSRPIGMVLREAEQLVERGVRELLVISQDTSAYGVDTRYRKDYWKDREVETRLYDLARELGDMEAWVRLHYVYPYPHVDRIIPLMAEGAILPYLDIPFQHASTRVLKAMKRPAAAENTLERIRAWRQTCPHLVIRSTFIVGFPGETEEDFQELLDWLDEADLDRVGCFKYSPVEGAAANALPNPVPEEVKEERWHRFMEHQQVISERRLARRVGQVEPVIVDGVEGDAAIARSYGDAPEIDGNVIVSGAGHLAPGDFVDVAIEGHDAYDLFARLAD is encoded by the coding sequence ATGAGTACCGCTCCCACCCCATCCGAAGAATCCGGCGCGCCCGCGGTCGGCCTGGTCAGCCTGGGCTGCCCGAAGGCACTGGTCGATTCCGAGCAGATCGTCACGGGCCTGCGCCAGCAGGGCTATCGGTTGGTCGGCGATCACGCCGACGCCGACCTGGTGATCGTCAACACCTGCGGGTTCATCGATGCGGCCAAGGCCGAATCGCTGGAAGCCATCGGCGACGCCCTCGACGCCAACGGCAAGGTCCTGGTGACCGGCTGCATGGGCGCCAAGCCCGAAGACATCACGTCGATCCACCCCAAGGTCCTCGGCGTGACCGGCCCGCACCAGGCCGAGGCGGTGCTCGGCGCGGTGAACCGCAGCCTGCCCCGCCCGCACGACCCGTTCACCGACCTGGTTCCACCGGCGGGGCTGAAGCTGACGCCGGGCCACTACGCCTACCTGAAGATCTCCGAGGGCTGCAACCACCGCTGCCGCTTCTGCATCATCCCGGCGATGCGCGGCGACCTGGTCAGCCGTCCGATCGGCATGGTCCTGCGCGAGGCCGAGCAGCTGGTCGAGCGCGGGGTGCGCGAACTGCTGGTCATCAGCCAGGACACGAGTGCCTACGGCGTCGACACGCGCTACCGGAAGGACTACTGGAAGGACCGCGAGGTCGAGACGCGCCTGTACGACCTGGCCCGGGAGCTCGGCGACATGGAGGCCTGGGTGCGGTTGCACTACGTCTACCCCTACCCGCACGTCGACCGGATCATTCCGCTGATGGCCGAGGGCGCGATCCTGCCCTACCTCGACATTCCGTTCCAGCACGCCTCGACGCGGGTGCTGAAGGCCATGAAGCGACCGGCCGCGGCCGAGAACACGCTGGAACGCATCCGGGCCTGGCGCCAGACCTGCCCGCACCTGGTCATCCGCTCGACCTTCATCGTCGGCTTTCCCGGCGAGACCGAGGAGGATTTCCAGGAGCTGCTGGACTGGCTGGACGAGGCCGACCTCGACCGGGTCGGCTGCTTCAAGTACTCGCCGGTCGAGGGGGCCGCGGCCAACGCGCTGCCGAACCCGGTGCCGGAGGAGGTCAAGGAAGAGCGCTGGCACCGCTTCATGGAGCACCAGCAGGTGATCAGCGAGCGGCGCCTGGCCCGCCGGGTCGGCCAGGTCGAGCCGGTGATCGTCGACGGCGTGGAGGGCGACGCGGCGATCGCGCGCAGCTACGGCGACGCGCCGGAGATCGACGGCAACGTCATCGTCTCCGGCGCCGGCCACCTGGCGCCGGGCGACTTCGTCGACGTCGCGATCGAGGGACACGACGCGTACGACCTGTTCGCCCGCCTGGCCGACTGA
- a CDS encoding GntR family transcriptional regulator gives MSDRWDDNQPIYWQLRERTVAAILDGTLAEGEPLPSVRQVAVDFHINPLTVSKAYQSLVDDALVEKRRGVGMFVVEGARERLLASERARFLKEDWPRIAERIQQLGLDIDELPGLNSTKPTEH, from the coding sequence ATGAGCGATCGCTGGGACGACAACCAGCCGATCTACTGGCAGTTGCGCGAGCGCACCGTCGCGGCCATTCTCGACGGCACGCTCGCCGAGGGTGAACCCCTGCCCTCGGTGCGCCAGGTCGCGGTGGATTTCCATATCAACCCGCTGACCGTCTCCAAGGCGTACCAGTCGCTGGTCGACGATGCACTGGTCGAGAAGCGCCGGGGGGTCGGCATGTTCGTGGTCGAGGGCGCGCGCGAGCGCCTGCTGGCTTCCGAGCGCGCCCGGTTCCTCAAGGAAGACTGGCCGCGGATCGCCGAGCGCATCCAGCAGCTGGGGCTGGACATCGACGAACTGCCCGGATTGAATTCAACGAAACCGACGGAGCACTGA